In the genome of Vicia villosa cultivar HV-30 ecotype Madison, WI linkage group LG7, Vvil1.0, whole genome shotgun sequence, one region contains:
- the LOC131617999 gene encoding transcription factor bHLH19-like, translating into MSYQMEELQENWIPHLEMDGDNFFNQQNHMKYLQEQISYPSSTLVEAAYNNNTNFENPLDVFMGDRTCQFNMVDIHEDAAENNILSTHIMPLINSPIDPAFQSAHQVNHGLKPIKRKIRTTSETAEHIASERKRRLKLTRNFIALSAIIPGLKKTEKSYILQEAINYVNQLQERVRELEIENEKINIAYSTMVDKKLQNSTTCEANVVDNYIFNDEFALPDVRARVSEKNVLICIQCEKMQNDNMVHKILSLVTNLHLSITSTNIFPFGASTLQITIIAQMKEEYSLTINDLVKILRKVILESNGV; encoded by the exons ATGAGCTATCAAATGGAAGAATTGCAAGAGAATTGGATTCCTCATTTG GAAATGGATGGTGATAATTTCTTCAATCAACAAAACCATATGAAATATTTGCAGGAACAAATCTCATACCCTTCTTCTactcttgttgaagctgcttATAATAATAACACAAATTTTGAGAACCCTCTTGATGTTTTCATGGGAGATAGAACATGTCAATTCAACATGGTTGATATTCATGAAGATGCTGCAGAAAATAATATTCTATCCACTCACATTATGCCTTTGATTAATTCACCAATTGATCCTGCTTTTCAAAGTGCTCATCAAGTGAATCATGGTTTGAAGCCTATTAAGAGGAAGATTAGAACCACTTCTGAGACTGCTGAGCATATAGCTTCTGAGAGAAAAAGAAGATTAAAATTGACCAGGAATTTCATTGCACTTTCTGCTATAATTCCTGGCTTGAAGAAG ACAGAAAAGTCTTACATACTTCAAGAAGCAATCAATTATGTGAATCAACTTCAAGAACGTGTAAGAGAActtgaaattgaaaatgaaaagataaaTATTGCATATTCAACAATGGTTGATAAGAAACTACAAAACTCAACAACTTGTGAAGCAAATGTGGTTGATAATTATATATTCAATGATGAATTTGCACTGCCTGATGTTAGAGCAAGAGTCTCAGAGAAGAATGTGCTGATTTGTATTCAATGTGAGAAGATGCAAAATGATAATATGGTGCACAAAATACTCAGTTTGGTTACAAATCTTCATCTATCTATAACAAGTACCAACATTTTCCCATTTGGAGCTTCCACACTTCAAATCACAATTATTGCTCAG ATGAAAGAGGAGTATAGCTTGACAATCAATGATTTGGTGAAAATCCTAAGAAAAGTAATATTGGAGTCAAATGGTGTTTAA